The region GTTTGGCGCCGTAGCGGCGAGAAAATTGCCGCAAATCTAAAAGCGCCGATCGCCCCCGCTCAAATCAACGCATTCGGTCAGTTAGCGTCTCTGTTTTGCCGCCCGATCGCTAATTGTAATTGCGCGCTCGCGCGATCGGCGCTTCCATTTAGCCGTCTCGCCCGCGCGTTAGAGGTTTATTCGCTCTTAACCGCGCAAAATATCGGGGCTTTAGCCGTTCGTTTCGCGATTTCTAGCCCACAATTAGCGCTCCGTCTTTGCAGATCGCCGCCCAAAAACTACAATTCTTACAAGCGTAACCGCTGTTACGCCGCGCTTTGGAGCTTAATTTTATATTGGCGGCTTGACTTTTTTAGTTCGCGCGGTTATAATTGCGCCTTTTTAAGTGTAACATCGGTTACACTTTAGCATATCGTCTAATCAAGGAGCGGCAAAATGCAAAAGATGCTGCAGAGGCTAAATAGAGTCAAAACGCCATATATATGGGTTAATCCGCGAAATTGCGTCGCGTGCTGGAGGTGCATAGAGGTCTGCCCAAAACGGGTAATAGGCAAAAAAGCCTTTTTGTGGCATAGACACGTCTATATTAAAAACGCCGAAGATTGTATCGGTTGCAACAGGTGCGCCAAGGTCTGTTCGAAAGAGGTATTCAGTCAATCAATCCCAGATCTGTTCAAAAACGAGTCGCTAAAAAGAGGGATCGATCCCGCAATCCTTTTCGATAAGGAGCGCGCGGCGTGAATTACAGAGCTTTTATCTCTATTAGTATGTTTATTTTCGTCGTTATTCTTTTTACGACGGGACTAATTATAGAGGTTGCCGAAGAGTTAGTCGGCGAGGACGAGGCGATCCCGTCCTATCTCTATCTCATTATGAGTTTTCTCACGGCGGCGCATGTCTTTAGCGGCATATTTTTCACGGCGTTATCGGTGTTTCATATTATTAAGAATTGGAGCGCGCTAAAAAAATATCTAAAAGCCAAAAACGACAAGATCAACAAAGAGCGCTCGCTGGCGTTAGCGTGGATAGCGATTATCGCCGTTTTAGGGTTTATTGTCGCTCTTATCAAAGAGAGTTAAACCGTCTCGCTGAATCGCCCGATTTTTCTAACTATGCGCGATAAAACCGCCCGCCTAACGCGGCTAACCAAACTTGCGCCTTGCGTCGCGGCTTGGAGCGAATACAATATAGTCGTTCTCAGCCTATAGCGCCGCTCGTATCGAAAAACGCAACGCTATAGCGAGACAAAAAAGAGCCGTATTTACCTTCGATTATAAAGCGGTTTTCGTCCCACTCTTTGCGCGTGATTCCTAATAGATGCACGCCTACGCGCTTGCCGTCTTTAATAACGTTTTCTCGAATAAATCCCTCGTTTTGAAACAAAAATTTGGCGTGTAATCTTAACGTCGCGGCATTGCCGTCTATCACCTCGCAATTAAGCTTGTCTAATTTCAGACAATCAAAGCAGTAGTTAAGCGTGTGAAACTCGATAACCGCGCCAAACCCCCGACTCTGATACATTTCGTCTAAATACATTAGCATAAACGCCTTTTTATGCTTGTCGTCTATATTATTTACGCCCGTAACGCCGACAATCGCGCCGCTTTCTTCTTCGACTATGGCAAAAGTACGTTGCCGATCGTCGGTTTTCAGACGCTCTATCCATTGTATATGCTCGTCTTTACCGATTATATGATCCGAAAACATCCACTTTCGCACGGCGTATTGATTACGCATATCTAATATCTTTATCTGCGCCTCGAAACTTAGATCGGCGATCAAAATAAGTTTATAGCTTTTGCTCAAAAAATCTCTTTTTGCGCGTTTGGCGCCGCGCTAACGTTTTAGCGCCGTTTTGATCGTCGCGCCGATTTCGGCGGGAGATTTTACGACGATAACGCCGACTTTCTCCAGCGCTTCCATTTTCTCCCGCGCCGTCCCCGCGCCGCCGCTTACGATCGCGCCCGCGTGTCCCATTCGCTTGCCTTTGGGCGCGGTCTGCCCCGCTATAAACGCTACGACGGGTTTTTTCACGCCGCTTGCGATAAAACGCGCCGCTTGTATCTCCAGATCGCCGCCTATTTCGCCGATCAGCGCGATCGCCTTCGTTTCGTCGTCGGCTTCAAATAGTTTTAGCAGATCGATATACCCTAGCCCGATAATGGGATCGCCGCCAATCCCAACCGCCGTCGAAACGCCCAAGCCTACGTTTGCGATCTGGTTTGCCGCCTCGTAGGTAAGCGTGCCTGATTTGGATATTAGTCCCGTTGAACCGCGCTTAAACACATTGACGGGCATAATGCCGATCTTCGCCTCGTTTGGCGTGATAACGCCGGGGCAGTTTGGACCTATCAGCTTCGCGCCCTTTTTCACGACGAACGCTTTCGCTTTAACCATATCGCTTACGGGTATGCCTTCGGTGATCGCCACGATCAGTTTTATCCCCGCGTCGGCGGCTTCCATAATCGAGTCGGCGGCGTAAGCGCTCGGCACAAAGATCAGGCTTGTATCCGCGTCGGTTTCGCGTTTAGCGTCGCTTACCGAGTTGAAAACGGGGCGATCAAGGTGGATCGAGCCGCCCTTGCGCGGCGTAACGCCGCCTACGATATTAGTCCCGTAGGCTATACACTGCTCGCCGTGAAAAGAGCCCTCTTTGCCCGTAAAACCCTGAATAATCACTCGCGAGCTTCTATCGACCAAAATAGACATCAGTTTCCTTTCGCCAGCTCTACGGCTTTTTTAGCGCCGTCTGAAAGTTCGTCGGCTGCGATCACGTTGCGCATATTCGCCTTTTTCAAAATCGTTTTCGCCAGATCGGCGTTCGTGCCGTCGAGACGGACGACTATGGGAACCGTCGCGTCGATCTGCTTTGCCGCCTCAAGAATGCCGTTCGCCACGCGATCGCAGCGCACGATCCCGCCAAAGATATTGATAAATATCGATTTCACGCTTGGATCGCGCAGGATAATCTCAAAACCTTTCGCCACCGTTTCAGCGGACGCGCCGCCGCCCACGTCAAGAAAGTTCGCGGGCGATCCGCCCTCGTGCTTAACGATGTCCATCGTAGCCATCGCAAGCCCCGCGCCATTGACCATACAGCCTACGTTTCCGTCTAGTTTCACATAGCTTAGGTTGTATCGCGCCGCCTCGATCTCGCTAGGCTCCTCCTCGTTTGGATCGCGCAAAGCCGCGATTTCAGGGCGGCGAAAGAGCGCGTTGTCGTCGAAACTCATCTTAGCGTCAAGCGCGATAAAATTTCCTTCGCTAGTTAATGCCAGCGGGTTGATCTCGATAAGGTTAGCGTCCGTCGCCTCGTAGCAGGCAAACAGCGCCTTAGCAAGCGATATAAAGCCGCTTTGCGTCTCGTTTGGCAGATTTAACGCGAAGGCAAGAGAGCGGGCGTGGAAGCTCTGAAAGCTAGTCGCTGGATCGACGGCGACGCGGACGATTTTTTCGGGCGCCTCGCGCGCGATCTGCTCTATCTCCATGCCGCCCTCCGAGGAAGCTATAAAAACGGGCGATTCCAACGCGCGATCTAGCGCGATCGCAAGGTAGAACTCCTTTTTAATATCAGCGCCGCTCTCGATATAAAGCCGTTTCACGACCTTGCCCTCCGCGCCCGTTTGACGGGTTATCAACCGCGATCCCAACATCTGCGCGGCGATCGCCTCTACCTCCTCGAGCGAGCGCGCCAGCTTTACGCCGCCCGCTTTGCCGCGTCCGCCCGCGTGAATTTGCGCCTTGACGACCCACAAAGAACCGCCGACGGTTTCCGCCGCCGCTCTCGCTTCGCTTGGAGTTTGCGCCTCGCCGCCCTCCAATACCGCCGCGCCGTAACGACGCAAAATAGCCTTCGCCTGATACTCGTGTATGTTCAAAATTGATCCCTAACTTGTGGCAAAAATTGCGTAATTATACCGATCGAAGCCTATTTCGCCGCAAGCGATCGATTAAAGGTCGGATAGCGGCGGTTCGCAAAAAGGGGCGCTATCGGCAAAGTTGGCGACACTAAAGCGGCAAGAGATTTTCTTGCTTCATCAACCAAAAAGTTCCGCGTCTTTTTGCGATCGCCTCCTCTTTCGCGGTTTTACGATCGCCCAATACTTTATAAACGCCGCCGCGATAGTTTGGGTTTAATTTAGTAGTCGCGCGGGCATAATCGGCGATCGCCTTTCAAAATCGCCTAAAACGCGATCGGATCGGCTCGCGTTCGGCTAGGGTTGAGCTTAATCGCGGCTTGCGATCGCTTTTTCGCGATGTTTTATCCAGCGATAGATAGCAGCGCGGTTGTAATGCGCTTTAGCGTCGTTTTGATCTTACGATCCGTTTGAGTTTGTCATCGCGGCGGGATCGATAAGGCGGTCAAACTCCGCTTCGTCGATAAAACCTAAAGCGATCGCCGCCTCTTTGAGCGTCGTTCCCTCTTTATGCGCCTTTTTCGCGATCGCGGCGGCTTTATCATAGCCGATTACGGGCGCGAGCGCGGTTACAAGCATTAACGAATTGTTAAGGTGGCGCGAGATCGTTTCGACATTCGCTTTTATCCCAATCGCGCAGTTGCGATTAAAACTATTCGCGCCGTCGCTTAGCAGTCTAACCGATTGCAAAAAATTGTAGATAATAACGGGCTTAAACACATTCAGTTCAAACGCGCCTTGACTATTCGCAAAACCTATCGCCGCGTCGTTTCCCATAACCTGAACGGCGATCATGGTCAGCGCTTCGGCTTGCGTAGGATTAACTTTGCCCGGCATAATCGAGCTACCCGCCTCGTTTTCAGGAATGCTAAGCTCGCCCAAACCGCAACGAGGACCGGATGCAAGCAGGCGAATATCGTTCGCAATCTTCATCAAATTCCCCGCGAGCGCCTTTAACGCGCCGTGCAAAAAGGCAAGCGCGTCGTGGCTAGTGAGCGCGTGAAAGGCGTTTGACGCGGGAGTAAATCGCTCGTTTAGCGCCTTGTTTAACTCGTCGCACACGGCTTGCGCGAAGCCCGTCGGCGCGTTTAGCCCCGTGCCGACCGCCGTCGCGCCGATCGCAAGCTCCCTCGCAAAATCGAGCGCCGCCTTGATCTGCCTATGCGAAGCGTCGAGCATAGCCGCGTAGCCCGAAAACTCCTGCCCCAGCGTAAGCGGCGTCGCGTCCTGTAGATGAGTGCGCCCGATTTTGACAATCGCCGCAAACTCGCGCGATTTCGCCTCCAGCGTCGAGCGCAAAGCCAAAATCGCGGGCGTTAAACGGCTCTCTATCTCCAAAACGGCTGCAATATGCATTGCCGAAGGAAAAACGTCGTTCGAGCTTTGGCTCATATTGACCTGATCGTTTGGGTGAATCTTGCCCCCCAGCTTCGCGCCCACTATAGAGGCGATCACCTCGTTTAGGTTCATATTGGTTTGCGTCCCGCTACCCGTCTGCCAGACGCTCAGCGCAAACTCGTCGTTATGCCTGTCGGATAAAATCTCGTCGCACGCGGCGGCGATCGCCTCGCTCGTCCTCTTGTCGATCTTGCCAAAGCGCAAATTGGCGTTTGCCGCCGCCTTTTTAAGAAGCGCGAGCGCCTCTATCAGCGGCTTTGGCATACGCTCTACGCCTATCTGAAAGTTCTCCAAACTCCTCTGCGTCTGCGCGCCCCAAAGCCGATCGGCGGCTACCTTTATCTCGCCGAAAGCGTCTTTTTCCACGCGATAGCCGCTAGACACAGAAACCTCTCTCCTTAAGTTTGTCGATCGACGCGCCGACAGATTGCACGGATCGCTTAAACTCCGCTTTCTCGTTATCGTTCAACGTTACCTCGATCACCTTCTCGACGCCGCTTGCGCCAAGCACGATCGGCGCGCCCGTAACTACGTCGTTATAGCCGTATTCGCCCTCCAATAGCACGGCGCACGGATATATCTGCTTCGCGTCGCGCAAGATAGCCTCGCACATCATCGACGTAGCGAGCGCGGGCGCGTAATACGCCGACCCGCTCTTGAGATAGCCCACAATTTCCGCGCCCGCGTTTTTCGTGTGAGCGACAATCTCCTCTATATCCTCGCGGCTTAGCAGATCGGTGATCGGCACGCCCGCGACGGTGGAGTAGCGATGAAGCGGGACCATATTATCGCCGTGTCCCCCAAGCACGGTTGCGCGAATCTGCCCCGATCCGTAGCCTAGTTTTTCGTAGATAAAGCTCGCCATTCTGCCGGAGTCCAAAAGCCCCGCCATTCCAATAACTTGACGCTTATTAAAGCCCGTCTCTTTAAGCGCGACATAGGTCATCGCGTCAAGCGGATTTGTGATCATAATCACAAACGAATTAGCGCAATACTCCCTCGCTTGCTCGCAAATACCCCGCACCGCCTCGGCGTTGATAAACAACAGATCGTCGCGGCTCATACCGGGCTTTCTCGCCGCGCCCGCCGCGACAATCACAATATCGCTCCCCTCTATATCGCTATAACCCTCCGCGACGCGCACAATCGTGTGAGCGCGAATAACCGCGGCGGCTTGAGACATATCCAGCGCTTTGCCCCACGCGACGTCGGGTTTAGAATCCAGCAGAATAATCTCATGCACAATCCCTTGCGTGGCGAGCGAATAGGCGACCGTCGATCCCACGTTGCCCGCCCCAATAATAGATATTTTCTTACCGCCCATCGATCGTCGCTCCCGCATAAAACTTTAAGTGATGCTTAGGATTATGACACAACGGCGATTAGAGGGTCGATTGCGGCTTTCGACCCGTTTTTGAGCGCGCGCCTTATCAAAGCGTCGCCCGCGCGGCGCCGATCGCGTTTAGCGCGGCTCTTGATCGCTTTCGCCTATAAAACATCATCGCCCCGCTTAACCCAAAAAAGCCCATAGTTAACGACGATACGCGCCCTGTGGTAAGAAGCGAAATTAAAGAGGTTGAAGCCGCGCTTGACGCGAAGATCGACAAAGTCGAACTTTCGCTAAGCGGCAAGATCGATACGCTAAGAGCCGAAATGACAAGCCTTAAATGGATACTTGGCGTTCTTACCGCCGCGGTCTTTTCGCTTGTGGCGAAGGCGTTTCTGTTCTCATAATCTTCGCTTCTTAATAAATCCCGAACACGGCGTTGTTTTTTGAGCGCCAATTGATGGATTTTTGTGGTTTCTAGTCTCGCGTAAAGGAAAGCAACGACTGTCGCTAAGAGCGTCCGCGTTCTAGCGAACTTAAACGCCGATTATAGATACCCGAGTCCAAGCGCGGATCGCAAAGCGTGAATCGTTTCGATCTCGCCTGCGCTGGTTACTTTGTCCGACTGAACGCATTTGAGCGCCCAATCGATAATCCGCCGTTTTGTCCCTTCGTCCGCCTGTTGAATGGCGTTATAGGCGCGATCGAGCGTTTGATTTAGTATTCTCTCGGAAGGGATATACGCTAAAACGTTGGATATTTCGCTGATTTTTTCAAACGCT is a window of Helicobacteraceae bacterium DNA encoding:
- a CDS encoding ferredoxin family protein: MQKMLQRLNRVKTPYIWVNPRNCVACWRCIEVCPKRVIGKKAFLWHRHVYIKNAEDCIGCNRCAKVCSKEVFSQSIPDLFKNESLKRGIDPAILFDKERAA
- a CDS encoding DUF4405 domain-containing protein, producing the protein MNYRAFISISMFIFVVILFTTGLIIEVAEELVGEDEAIPSYLYLIMSFLTAAHVFSGIFFTALSVFHIIKNWSALKKYLKAKNDKINKERSLALAWIAIIAVLGFIVALIKES
- the pseH gene encoding UDP-4-amino-4,6-dideoxy-N-acetyl-beta-L-altrosamine N-acetyltransferase: MSKSYKLILIADLSFEAQIKILDMRNQYAVRKWMFSDHIIGKDEHIQWIERLKTDDRQRTFAIVEEESGAIVGVTGVNNIDDKHKKAFMLMYLDEMYQSRGFGAVIEFHTLNYCFDCLKLDKLNCEVIDGNAATLRLHAKFLFQNEGFIRENVIKDGKRVGVHLLGITRKEWDENRFIIEGKYGSFLSRYSVAFFDTSGAIG
- the sucD gene encoding succinate--CoA ligase subunit alpha; its protein translation is MSILVDRSSRVIIQGFTGKEGSFHGEQCIAYGTNIVGGVTPRKGGSIHLDRPVFNSVSDAKRETDADTSLIFVPSAYAADSIMEAADAGIKLIVAITEGIPVSDMVKAKAFVVKKGAKLIGPNCPGVITPNEAKIGIMPVNVFKRGSTGLISKSGTLTYEAANQIANVGLGVSTAVGIGGDPIIGLGYIDLLKLFEADDETKAIALIGEIGGDLEIQAARFIASGVKKPVVAFIAGQTAPKGKRMGHAGAIVSGGAGTAREKMEALEKVGVIVVKSPAEIGATIKTALKR
- the sucC gene encoding ADP-forming succinate--CoA ligase subunit beta → MNIHEYQAKAILRRYGAAVLEGGEAQTPSEARAAAETVGGSLWVVKAQIHAGGRGKAGGVKLARSLEEVEAIAAQMLGSRLITRQTGAEGKVVKRLYIESGADIKKEFYLAIALDRALESPVFIASSEGGMEIEQIAREAPEKIVRVAVDPATSFQSFHARSLAFALNLPNETQSGFISLAKALFACYEATDANLIEINPLALTSEGNFIALDAKMSFDDNALFRRPEIAALRDPNEEEPSEIEAARYNLSYVKLDGNVGCMVNGAGLAMATMDIVKHEGGSPANFLDVGGGASAETVAKGFEIILRDPSVKSIFINIFGGIVRCDRVANGILEAAKQIDATVPIVVRLDGTNADLAKTILKKANMRNVIAADELSDGAKKAVELAKGN
- the fumC gene encoding class II fumarate hydratase, which codes for MSSGYRVEKDAFGEIKVAADRLWGAQTQRSLENFQIGVERMPKPLIEALALLKKAAANANLRFGKIDKRTSEAIAAACDEILSDRHNDEFALSVWQTGSGTQTNMNLNEVIASIVGAKLGGKIHPNDQVNMSQSSNDVFPSAMHIAAVLEIESRLTPAILALRSTLEAKSREFAAIVKIGRTHLQDATPLTLGQEFSGYAAMLDASHRQIKAALDFARELAIGATAVGTGLNAPTGFAQAVCDELNKALNERFTPASNAFHALTSHDALAFLHGALKALAGNLMKIANDIRLLASGPRCGLGELSIPENEAGSSIMPGKVNPTQAEALTMIAVQVMGNDAAIGFANSQGAFELNVFKPVIIYNFLQSVRLLSDGANSFNRNCAIGIKANVETISRHLNNSLMLVTALAPVIGYDKAAAIAKKAHKEGTTLKEAAIALGFIDEAEFDRLIDPAAMTNSNGS
- the mdh gene encoding malate dehydrogenase — translated: MGGKKISIIGAGNVGSTVAYSLATQGIVHEIILLDSKPDVAWGKALDMSQAAAVIRAHTIVRVAEGYSDIEGSDIVIVAAGAARKPGMSRDDLLFINAEAVRGICEQAREYCANSFVIMITNPLDAMTYVALKETGFNKRQVIGMAGLLDSGRMASFIYEKLGYGSGQIRATVLGGHGDNMVPLHRYSTVAGVPITDLLSREDIEEIVAHTKNAGAEIVGYLKSGSAYYAPALATSMMCEAILRDAKQIYPCAVLLEGEYGYNDVVTGAPIVLGASGVEKVIEVTLNDNEKAEFKRSVQSVGASIDKLKERGFCV